In a single window of the Bradyrhizobium sp. ORS 285 genome:
- a CDS encoding ABC transporter substrate-binding protein has translation MTVRWCALLLGVCFLASPASALAISPDAVRDLASRVGPVVGQAATCREIAQGRVQTIIDQFSEVIRQGSSNTGERDGLIRSFNSYIAEGRGRVASSQVNCQTAERQLAELERSLSQQQSAAPSLSFSLAPSTAAAATQPTANLPPPLPRGVSETEIRFGTVIPFSGVRKESARQMKVGIETAFNRANDAGGINGRKLRLIAADDAYDPSKTIGAMTHLYEKEQVFGFIGNMGTANNALAIPYALERRALFFAPYSGSAIVRRDPPDRYVFNYRASYAEETAAIVHYLMKVKRIPAKQIAVFAQNDGYGDDGANGVAKAFRAQGITDPIIRYGFPRGTLEVDEAVSQLKAQKPTIKAVIMIATDRAAAKFIEKTHEAVPGLIYANISAVGSSSLAAELKLLGPKYTKNVIVTQGVPSVAGYSSLVLDYKTALEKYFPGEAPDYTSLEGFISANILIQALKQTTPLDTERLVDTLESMQNIDLGLGSKLSFGRAEHQASHKIWGTALDETGTYQAIELE, from the coding sequence ATGACCGTTCGCTGGTGTGCGCTCCTTCTCGGTGTCTGCTTCCTCGCTTCTCCCGCCTCCGCTCTTGCCATCTCTCCCGATGCTGTTCGTGATCTCGCCTCCCGGGTCGGCCCGGTGGTCGGCCAGGCCGCGACCTGCCGCGAGATCGCCCAGGGGCGGGTCCAGACCATCATCGATCAGTTCAGTGAGGTGATCCGCCAGGGTTCGTCGAACACCGGCGAGCGCGATGGGCTGATCCGCAGCTTCAACAGCTACATCGCCGAGGGCCGCGGTCGCGTCGCGTCCTCGCAGGTGAATTGCCAGACCGCTGAGCGTCAGTTGGCCGAGCTCGAGCGGTCGCTCAGCCAGCAGCAGTCGGCTGCGCCCAGCCTGTCCTTCTCCCTGGCGCCCTCGACGGCGGCTGCCGCAACGCAGCCCACCGCCAACCTTCCGCCGCCGCTGCCGCGTGGCGTCAGCGAGACCGAGATCCGTTTCGGCACCGTCATTCCGTTCTCGGGTGTCCGCAAGGAGTCCGCGCGCCAGATGAAGGTCGGCATCGAGACGGCGTTCAACCGCGCCAACGACGCCGGCGGCATCAACGGCCGCAAGCTCAGGCTGATCGCGGCCGACGACGCCTATGATCCCTCCAAGACGATCGGCGCGATGACGCACCTCTACGAGAAGGAGCAGGTGTTCGGCTTCATCGGCAACATGGGCACCGCCAACAACGCGCTGGCGATCCCGTACGCGCTGGAACGCCGCGCGTTGTTCTTCGCGCCCTATAGCGGCTCGGCCATCGTGCGCCGCGACCCGCCCGACCGCTACGTCTTCAACTACCGTGCGAGCTACGCGGAGGAGACGGCGGCGATCGTCCACTATTTGATGAAGGTCAAGCGCATCCCCGCCAAGCAGATCGCGGTATTCGCGCAGAACGACGGCTATGGCGACGATGGCGCCAACGGCGTCGCCAAGGCGTTCCGCGCGCAAGGCATCACCGATCCGATCATCCGCTACGGTTTTCCGCGTGGCACGCTCGAGGTCGATGAGGCCGTCAGCCAGCTGAAGGCGCAGAAGCCCACGATCAAGGCCGTGATCATGATCGCGACCGACCGCGCGGCGGCGAAGTTCATCGAAAAGACCCACGAGGCCGTGCCGGGGCTGATCTACGCCAACATCTCCGCCGTCGGATCGTCGTCGCTTGCGGCGGAACTGAAGCTGCTCGGGCCGAAATACACCAAGAATGTGATCGTCACCCAGGGCGTCCCGTCGGTCGCCGGCTATTCGAGCCTGGTGCTCGACTACAAGACGGCGCTGGAGAAGTACTTCCCGGGCGAGGCGCCGGACTACACCTCGCTCGAGGGCTTCATCTCGGCGAACATCCTGATTCAGGCGCTCAAGCAGACGACGCCGCTCGACACCGAGCGCTTGGTCGACACGCTGGAGTCGATGCAGAACATCGATCTCGGCCTCGGTAGCAAGCTGTCGTTCGGCCGTGCCGAGCACCAGGCCTCGCACAAGATCTGGGGCACTGCGCTGGACGAGACCGGCACCTACCAGGCGATCGAGCTGGAGTAG
- the rnd gene encoding ribonuclease D, with protein MDLITTTADLAAACARLAQHPVITVDTEFLRETTYYPLLCVVQLASADEAVVIDALAEGIDLKSFFELMANEKVLKVFHAARQDIEIIWHRAGIVPHPIFDTQVAAMVLGYGDSIAYDQLVERITGHRPDKTHRFTDWSRRPLTKEQAHYAEADVTHLRDVFAALDADLKKRGRSDWVSEEMEILTSPKTYDFHPERAWERLKTRVRKPKELAVLIEVAAWREQEAQSRDVPRSRVMKDDAVGDIATHAPTSIEKLGNLRSLPKGFERSKWGSDIVAAVQRGLARDLAALPKLEKPRNNSNGAAIVELLKVLLRMTSERHAVASKVIATVDDLEQIAADDHADVAALQGWRRELFGEAALALKHGKLALAIDKGRVIRVDRT; from the coding sequence ATGGACTTGATCACCACCACCGCGGACCTCGCAGCCGCCTGCGCCCGCCTCGCCCAGCACCCGGTCATCACCGTCGATACCGAGTTCCTGCGGGAAACCACCTACTACCCCCTGCTCTGCGTCGTGCAGCTGGCCAGCGCGGATGAGGCCGTGGTGATCGACGCGCTCGCGGAAGGGATCGATCTCAAATCCTTCTTCGAGCTGATGGCCAATGAGAAGGTCCTGAAGGTCTTCCACGCCGCCCGCCAGGACATCGAGATCATCTGGCACCGCGCCGGCATCGTCCCGCACCCGATCTTCGACACCCAGGTCGCCGCGATGGTGCTGGGGTACGGCGATAGCATCGCCTACGACCAGCTGGTGGAGCGCATCACCGGCCACCGCCCCGACAAGACTCACCGCTTCACCGACTGGTCGCGCCGCCCGCTCACCAAGGAGCAGGCCCACTACGCCGAGGCCGACGTCACCCATCTGCGCGACGTGTTCGCAGCCCTGGACGCCGACCTGAAGAAGCGCGGCCGCAGCGACTGGGTCAGCGAGGAGATGGAGATCCTGACCTCGCCCAAGACCTACGACTTCCATCCCGAACGCGCCTGGGAACGGCTGAAGACCCGTGTCCGCAAGCCGAAGGAGCTGGCGGTGCTGATCGAGGTCGCCGCCTGGCGCGAGCAGGAGGCGCAGAGCCGCGACGTGCCGCGCAGCCGCGTGATGAAGGACGACGCGGTCGGCGACATCGCCACACACGCGCCGACCTCGATCGAGAAGCTCGGCAACCTGCGCTCGCTGCCCAAGGGCTTCGAACGCTCCAAATGGGGGTCCGACATCGTCGCCGCCGTGCAGCGCGGGCTGGCCCGTGACCTCGCCGCCCTGCCGAAGCTGGAGAAGCCGCGCAACAACTCCAACGGCGCTGCGATCGTCGAACTGCTCAAGGTCCTGCTGCGCATGACGTCGGAACGGCATGCGGTGGCCAGCAAGGTCATCGCCACCGTCGACGATCTCGAGCAGATCGCCGCCGACGACCATGCCGACGTCGCTGCACTGCAGGGCTGGCGCCGTGAGCTGTTCGGCGAGGCCGCGCTGGCGCTGAAGCACGGCAAGCTCGCGCTGGCCATCGACAAGGGCCGCGTGATCCGCGTCGACAGGACCTGA
- a CDS encoding cytochrome b, which produces MPWTNTKLEFGAVAKIFHWTSAAAFIAAYAVVYYVIWFMDDTAPEVLPVLNIHWVLDMIVGLSVLPRLLWRLVNVQPDQPHASHAEAWLAESAHWGLYGLLILMPLTGYIGTDAPTDFGLFALPSFRETALFGWMESQWGITWEGFEPPVDAVHHFVGKWIAWVVVALHVAAALFHHVVRRDGVLTRMLPGRSVA; this is translated from the coding sequence ATGCCGTGGACGAATACGAAGCTGGAGTTTGGCGCGGTCGCCAAGATCTTTCATTGGACCAGCGCGGCGGCGTTCATTGCGGCCTATGCGGTGGTCTACTACGTGATCTGGTTCATGGACGACACTGCACCCGAGGTCCTGCCGGTGCTCAACATCCATTGGGTGCTGGACATGATCGTCGGCTTGTCGGTGTTGCCGCGCCTGCTGTGGCGGCTCGTCAACGTGCAGCCGGATCAGCCGCACGCCTCGCATGCCGAGGCGTGGCTCGCGGAATCAGCGCATTGGGGCCTCTACGGCCTGCTGATCCTGATGCCGCTGACCGGCTATATCGGCACCGATGCGCCGACCGATTTCGGACTGTTCGCGCTGCCGAGCTTTCGCGAGACGGCGTTGTTCGGCTGGATGGAGTCGCAATGGGGGATCACCTGGGAGGGGTTCGAGCCGCCGGTCGACGCGGTCCACCATTTCGTCGGCAAATGGATCGCGTGGGTCGTCGTGGCCCTGCACGTCGCCGCCGCGCTGTTTCATCACGTCGTCCGTCGCGACGGCGTGCTGACGCGGATGCTGCCGGGGCGGTCGGTGGCGTGA
- a CDS encoding LysE family translocator, with translation MTVAVENMRRKAFYLIWLGVKTWRDARVVGPAEVTTTGSRQAFRDGIIVEALNPKTAAFFLAFLPQFVDPSGDVAAQFVVLGLISVALNTSVDLAVTWWAAKARQGLVTRPSLVTRMRKASGVVMCGLGGALLLARRAS, from the coding sequence ATGACTGTGGCCGTCGAGAACATGAGGCGCAAGGCATTCTACCTGATCTGGCTCGGCGTGAAGACCTGGCGCGACGCGCGGGTCGTGGGGCCGGCCGAGGTGACGACGACCGGCAGCCGGCAGGCGTTTCGCGACGGCATCATCGTGGAGGCGCTCAATCCGAAGACGGCGGCATTCTTCCTGGCCTTCCTTCCGCAATTCGTCGATCCCTCAGGCGACGTCGCCGCGCAGTTCGTCGTGCTCGGGCTGATCTCCGTGGCGCTCAACACCAGCGTCGATCTGGCGGTGACATGGTGGGCGGCCAAGGCCCGGCAAGGGCTCGTCACACGCCCGAGCCTCGTGACGCGGATGCGGAAGGCCTCGGGCGTCGTCATGTGCGGACTCGGCGGCGCACTGCTGCTGGCGAGGCGGGCGAGCTGA
- a CDS encoding YdiU family protein, translated as MTVHFPFQNSYAALPDNFFARVAPTPVAAPRLIKLNRPLAEELGLNPAELETPEGAEILAGKTVPEGAEPIAMAYAGHQFGHFVPQLGDGRAVLLGEVVDRNGVRRDIQLKGSGPTPFSRRGDGRAALGPVLREYIVSEAMAALGIPTTRSLAAVVTGEQVYRGTALPGAVLTRVATSHIRVGTFQYFAARQDVEAVRRLADHVISRHYPDLARTERPYHALLDAVISRQAKLIADWLLVGFIHGVMNTDNTSVSGETIDYGPCAFMDAYDPKQVFSSIDEFGRYAFANQPRIAMWNLTRLAECLLPLFDPDKDQAIKQAEAALDGFAAQFTEAHQAGLRRKLGLSTQTEGDQPLAQALFDTMAAAKADFTLTFRRLSDAAGSGDLSAVRALFEDPTGFDEWAARWQQRLAQEPQTPAERREAMRKVNPAFIPRNHRIEAVITAAVENDDYKPFEELHAVLARPYEDQPERADYAEPPQPEERVLQTFCGT; from the coding sequence ATGACCGTGCATTTCCCCTTCCAGAACTCCTACGCCGCGCTGCCGGACAATTTCTTTGCCCGGGTGGCCCCGACCCCCGTTGCCGCGCCGCGGCTGATCAAGCTCAACCGACCGCTGGCCGAGGAGCTCGGGCTGAACCCGGCCGAGCTGGAGACGCCGGAGGGCGCGGAGATCCTGGCCGGCAAGACCGTGCCGGAGGGGGCCGAGCCGATCGCGATGGCCTATGCCGGGCACCAGTTCGGGCATTTCGTGCCGCAGCTCGGCGACGGCCGGGCGGTGCTGCTCGGCGAGGTGGTCGACCGCAACGGCGTCCGCCGCGACATCCAGCTCAAGGGCTCCGGCCCGACGCCGTTCTCGCGCCGCGGCGATGGCCGCGCGGCGCTGGGGCCGGTGCTGCGCGAATACATCGTCAGCGAGGCGATGGCGGCCTTGGGCATCCCGACGACCCGATCACTGGCGGCGGTCGTCACCGGCGAGCAGGTCTATCGCGGCACCGCCCTGCCCGGCGCGGTGCTGACGCGGGTCGCCACCAGCCACATCCGGGTCGGCACGTTCCAGTATTTCGCCGCGCGTCAGGACGTCGAGGCCGTCCGCCGGCTCGCCGACCACGTCATCAGCCGGCATTATCCGGATCTCGCCCGCACCGAGCGGCCCTATCACGCGCTGCTCGACGCGGTGATCTCCCGGCAGGCGAAGCTGATCGCCGACTGGCTGCTGGTCGGCTTCATCCACGGCGTCATGAACACCGACAACACGTCCGTCTCGGGCGAGACCATCGATTACGGCCCCTGCGCCTTCATGGATGCCTATGATCCCAAGCAGGTGTTCTCCTCGATCGATGAGTTCGGCCGCTACGCCTTCGCCAACCAGCCGCGCATCGCGATGTGGAACCTGACCCGGCTGGCCGAATGCCTGCTGCCCCTGTTCGACCCCGACAAGGACCAGGCGATCAAGCAGGCCGAAGCCGCGCTCGACGGCTTTGCCGCCCAGTTCACCGAGGCGCACCAGGCCGGCCTGCGCCGCAAGCTCGGGCTATCAACGCAAACGGAGGGCGACCAGCCTCTGGCGCAGGCGCTGTTCGACACCATGGCCGCGGCCAAGGCCGATTTCACTCTGACCTTCCGCCGGCTCAGCGACGCCGCCGGCAGCGGCGATCTCAGCGCGGTCCGCGCTTTGTTCGAGGATCCCACCGGCTTCGACGAATGGGCGGCGCGCTGGCAGCAGCGCCTGGCCCAGGAACCGCAGACGCCGGCCGAGCGGCGCGAGGCCATGCGCAAGGTCAATCCGGCCTTCATCCCGCGCAACCACCGCATCGAGGCGGTCATCACGGCAGCCGTGGAGAACGACGACTACAAGCCGTTCGAAGAGCTGCATGCGGTGCTGGCAAGGCCCTATGAGGACCAGCCGGAGCGGGCTGATTATGCCGAGCCGCCGCAGCCTGAGGAGCGCGTGCTGCAGACCTTCTGCGGCACCTGA
- a CDS encoding NADP-dependent malic enzyme → MSSSYSEDLRSAALAYHRLPRPGKLEIQASKPLANQRDLALAYSPGVAAACTEIANNPAEAASLTARANLVAVVSNGTAVLGLGNIGPLASKPVMEGKAVLFKKFAGIDVFDIEINAETIDRVVETVAALEPTFGGINLEDIKGPECFEIEARLKERMKIPVFHDDQHGTAIIVGAAIKNALSLAGKQLSEVKIVTSGAGAAAIACLNLLVSMGAKRENIWVCDIDGVVHEGRNTLMDPWKAVYAQKTDKRTLADVIGGADIFLGLSAGGVLKQELLKQMAEKPLIMALANPNPEIMPEEARAARPDAMICTGRSDFPNQVNNVLCFPFIFRGALDVGATAINEAMKQAAVDAIAQLAQDPPSDAVSRGFDTGETQGFGPGSLIPSPFDPRLILRIAPAVAKAAMESGVATRPITNFDEYTALLERFAFRSGLVMKPVFAKAKAQPVRVIYAEGEDERVLRATQVVLEEKLARPILVGRPSVVEARIKRFGLSIKAGRDFDLVNPEDDPRYRSYVQSYIEIAGRRGVTPDAARTVVRTNATVIAALAVVRGEADAMICGVEGRYMSHLRHVREIIGFMPGVSDYAALALTITSKGAYFIGDTQVRPDPTAEELAEMASLAANHVTRFNIKPKIAFVSHSDFGGYDTDSSRKMRQATALLKQHRPDLEADGEMQGDTALSATARKAILPHSDLEGSANVLIMPNLDAANVAYQMIKVLADAVPVGPILIGPARPAHILTPSVTARGILNMTAVAAVEAQERAGRAQPTLFA, encoded by the coding sequence ATGTCGTCGTCCTATTCTGAAGATCTTCGTTCCGCAGCCCTGGCCTATCACCGCCTGCCGCGGCCCGGCAAGCTGGAGATCCAGGCCTCCAAGCCGCTCGCCAACCAGCGTGACCTGGCGCTGGCCTATTCCCCGGGCGTGGCGGCAGCGTGCACCGAAATCGCCAACAATCCGGCGGAGGCCGCCTCGCTGACGGCGCGCGCCAACCTCGTCGCCGTCGTTTCCAACGGGACCGCCGTGCTCGGCCTCGGCAATATCGGCCCGCTGGCCTCCAAGCCGGTCATGGAAGGCAAGGCGGTCCTGTTCAAGAAATTCGCCGGCATCGACGTGTTCGACATCGAGATCAATGCCGAGACGATTGATCGCGTGGTCGAGACGGTGGCCGCGCTGGAGCCGACCTTCGGCGGCATCAATCTCGAGGACATCAAGGGACCGGAGTGCTTCGAGATCGAGGCGCGGCTCAAGGAGCGGATGAAGATCCCGGTCTTCCACGATGATCAGCACGGCACCGCGATCATCGTCGGCGCCGCGATCAAGAACGCGCTGTCCCTGGCGGGGAAGCAGCTTTCCGAGGTCAAGATCGTGACCTCGGGCGCGGGCGCCGCCGCGATTGCCTGCCTCAATCTGCTCGTCTCGATGGGCGCGAAACGCGAGAACATCTGGGTCTGCGACATCGACGGTGTGGTGCATGAGGGCCGCAACACGCTGATGGATCCGTGGAAGGCGGTCTATGCGCAGAAGACCGACAAGCGGACCTTGGCCGATGTGATCGGCGGCGCCGACATCTTCTTAGGGCTCTCCGCCGGCGGCGTGCTGAAGCAGGAGCTGCTGAAGCAGATGGCCGAGAAGCCGCTGATCATGGCGCTGGCCAACCCGAACCCTGAGATCATGCCGGAGGAGGCGCGCGCGGCGCGGCCGGACGCGATGATCTGCACCGGGCGTTCGGACTTTCCGAACCAGGTCAACAACGTCCTCTGCTTCCCGTTCATCTTCCGCGGCGCGCTCGACGTCGGCGCGACCGCGATCAACGAGGCGATGAAGCAGGCGGCGGTCGATGCGATCGCGCAGCTCGCCCAGGACCCGCCGTCGGACGCGGTGAGCCGCGGCTTCGACACCGGCGAGACCCAGGGCTTTGGCCCGGGCTCGCTGATCCCGTCGCCGTTCGATCCGCGCCTCATCCTGCGCATCGCGCCGGCGGTGGCGAAGGCCGCGATGGAGTCGGGCGTGGCGACCCGGCCGATCACCAATTTCGACGAGTACACCGCGCTGCTCGAGCGCTTCGCGTTCCGCTCCGGCCTCGTGATGAAGCCGGTGTTCGCGAAAGCGAAGGCGCAGCCGGTGCGCGTGATCTACGCCGAGGGCGAGGACGAGCGCGTGCTGCGTGCCACTCAGGTGGTGCTGGAAGAGAAGCTGGCGCGCCCGATCCTGGTCGGACGTCCGAGCGTCGTCGAGGCGCGCATCAAGCGCTTCGGCCTGTCGATCAAGGCCGGGCGTGACTTCGATCTCGTCAACCCCGAGGACGATCCGCGCTACCGCTCCTATGTGCAGAGCTACATCGAGATCGCCGGCCGGCGTGGTGTGACGCCGGATGCGGCGCGCACGGTGGTGCGCACCAATGCCACCGTGATCGCTGCGCTCGCAGTCGTGCGCGGCGAGGCGGATGCAATGATCTGCGGCGTCGAGGGCCGCTACATGAGCCATCTGCGTCACGTGCGCGAGATCATCGGCTTCATGCCGGGGGTCAGCGACTACGCGGCGCTGGCGCTCACCATCACCAGCAAGGGCGCGTATTTCATCGGCGATACCCAGGTGCGCCCCGATCCGACAGCCGAGGAGCTCGCCGAGATGGCGTCGCTCGCGGCCAATCACGTCACGCGCTTCAACATCAAGCCGAAGATCGCCTTCGTCTCACACTCCGATTTCGGCGGCTACGACACGGATTCGTCCCGTAAGATGCGGCAGGCCACGGCGCTGCTGAAGCAGCATCGCCCGGACCTCGAAGCGGACGGCGAGATGCAGGGTGATACCGCGCTGTCGGCGACCGCGCGCAAGGCGATCCTGCCGCATTCGGATCTCGAAGGCTCGGCCAACGTGCTGATCATGCCGAACCTCGATGCCGCCAACGTGGCCTATCAGATGATCAAGGTGTTGGCGGATGCGGTTCCGGTTGGGCCGATCCTGATCGGCCCCGCGCGCCCGGCGCATATCTTGACGCCGTCGGTGACGGCGCGCGGCATTCTCAACATGACGGCGGTGGCCGCCGTCGAAGCCCAGGAGCGGGCGGGGAGGGCGCAGCCGACGCTGTTTGCGTGA
- the aspS gene encoding aspartate--tRNA ligase — MHRYRTHTCGALRDSNIGETVRLSGWCHRIRDHGGVLFVDLRDHYGITQCVVDPDSKAFGLAEKLRSEWVVRMEGKVRHRPAGTENAELPTGQVELYVADIEVLGPAAELPLPVFGEQDYPEDIRLKYRFLDLRRDRLHQNIMTRGAIIDSMRRRMKEQGFFEFQTPILTASSPEGARDFLVPSRIHPGKFYALPQAPQQYKQLLMMSGFDRYFQIAPCFRDEDPRADRLPGEFYQLDVEMSFVEQEDVFAAMEPVITGVFEEFAKDKPVTKGWPRISYSASIRAFGSDKPDLRNPLLIHDVTHIFRDSGFGLFARGIANNEKVRIWAIPAPKGGSRAFCDRMDSWAKGEGQPGLGYIFWRDGDVAGAGPIAKNLGPERTAILMRELNGRLGQFVRLPVPVEEQTMLESFLDENFPIEVARPYRDLRSNGLLDGDAVFFVMGVPKDIYKFAGLVRTKIGEEMGLIDKDRFELAWIVDFLMYEYDEQEKKIDFSHNPFSMPRGGLEGLQAEDPLTIRAFQYDIVCNGYEIASGGIRNHKPEAMVKAFEIAGYGEQEVVDRFGGMYRAFQYGAPPHGGMAAGVDRIVMLLCGTTNLREISLFPMNQQAMDLLMGAPSEATVKQLRELHIKPNLPNK, encoded by the coding sequence ATGCATCGCTACCGGACCCATACCTGCGGCGCGCTCCGCGACAGCAACATCGGAGAGACGGTCCGGCTGTCCGGCTGGTGCCATCGCATCCGCGACCATGGCGGCGTGCTGTTCGTCGATCTGCGCGACCATTACGGCATCACCCAATGCGTCGTCGATCCCGACTCCAAGGCGTTCGGCCTGGCCGAGAAGCTGCGCTCGGAGTGGGTCGTGCGCATGGAAGGCAAGGTGCGCCATCGGCCCGCGGGCACCGAGAACGCGGAGCTGCCGACCGGCCAGGTCGAGCTCTATGTCGCCGACATCGAGGTGCTGGGCCCCGCGGCCGAGCTGCCGCTGCCGGTGTTCGGCGAGCAGGACTACCCCGAGGACATCCGGCTGAAATATCGCTTCCTCGACCTGCGCCGCGACAGACTGCACCAGAACATCATGACCCGCGGCGCGATCATCGATTCGATGCGCCGGCGCATGAAGGAGCAGGGCTTCTTCGAATTCCAGACCCCGATCCTGACCGCGTCGTCGCCGGAGGGCGCGCGCGACTTCCTGGTGCCGTCGCGCATCCATCCCGGCAAGTTCTACGCGCTGCCGCAGGCGCCGCAGCAGTACAAGCAGCTGCTCATGATGAGCGGCTTCGACCGCTACTTCCAGATCGCGCCCTGCTTCCGCGACGAGGATCCGCGCGCCGACCGCCTGCCTGGCGAGTTCTATCAGCTCGACGTCGAGATGAGCTTCGTCGAGCAGGAGGACGTGTTCGCGGCGATGGAGCCGGTCATCACCGGCGTGTTCGAAGAGTTTGCTAAGGACAAGCCGGTTACTAAGGGGTGGCCGCGGATTTCTTATTCGGCGTCAATTCGCGCCTTCGGCTCAGACAAACCAGACCTGCGGAATCCGCTGCTAATTCACGACGTCACACACATTTTCCGAGATTCCGGGTTTGGCTTGTTTGCACGCGGGATCGCAAACAACGAGAAAGTTCGGATTTGGGCCATTCCGGCTCCCAAGGGTGGTAGCCGGGCGTTCTGCGACCGCATGGACAGTTGGGCCAAGGGGGAGGGACAGCCCGGTCTAGGCTATATTTTCTGGAGGGACGGCGACGTTGCCGGAGCAGGACCAATTGCCAAGAATCTCGGTCCAGAAAGAACCGCAATCCTCATGCGAGAGCTTAATGGTCGATTAGGGCAATTCGTCCGGTTACCCGTACCGGTCGAGGAACAGACCATGCTGGAAAGCTTCCTGGACGAAAATTTTCCGATCGAGGTAGCTCGGCCATACCGGGATTTGCGATCCAATGGTCTGCTCGATGGAGATGCCGTTTTCTTCGTGATGGGAGTGCCGAAAGACATCTATAAGTTCGCCGGCCTCGTTCGAACGAAAATCGGCGAGGAAATGGGACTTATTGATAAGGATCGCTTCGAGCTTGCGTGGATCGTCGACTTCTTGATGTACGAGTACGATGAGCAAGAGAAGAAGATCGATTTCTCCCATAACCCGTTCTCAATGCCGCGAGGTGGCTTGGAAGGTCTTCAGGCGGAAGATCCACTGACCATCCGGGCATTCCAGTATGATATTGTCTGCAACGGCTACGAGATCGCCTCCGGCGGCATCCGCAACCACAAGCCGGAAGCGATGGTGAAGGCGTTCGAGATCGCGGGCTATGGCGAGCAGGAGGTGGTCGACCGCTTCGGCGGCATGTACCGCGCCTTCCAGTACGGCGCGCCGCCGCATGGCGGCATGGCCGCCGGCGTCGACCGCATCGTGATGCTGCTCTGTGGCACCACCAACCTGCGCGAGATCTCGCTGTTCCCGATGAACCAGCAGGCCATGGACCTCTTGATGGGCGCGCCGTCGGAAGCGACGGTCAAGCAGCTCCGCGAGCTGCACATCAAGCCCAACTTGCCGAACAAGTAG
- a CDS encoding GNAT family N-acetyltransferase, which translates to MHGISSVKTTKSNPRAITVRIARDPNDLMLVTAIRSAVYLAEQDCPMEEEFDGNDLVAAHFLGFVGNEPAGCVRVRFFGEFAKVERLAVRHQYRRSRLSFKLVREALDYCRRKGFKKAYGHAQDRLVDFWAHFGAKPLGHNRKLTFSDFSYTEMVLDLEPCSDAITLDSDPYMIIRPEGDWDRPGVLDLSAGRPASSPLREFAAARP; encoded by the coding sequence ATGCACGGCATTAGTTCGGTCAAGACGACGAAATCGAATCCACGTGCGATCACGGTGCGCATCGCGCGCGATCCGAACGATCTGATGCTCGTCACCGCGATCCGGTCGGCGGTCTATCTCGCCGAGCAGGATTGTCCGATGGAGGAGGAGTTCGACGGCAACGATCTCGTCGCCGCGCATTTCCTCGGCTTCGTCGGCAACGAGCCGGCCGGATGCGTGCGTGTGCGCTTCTTCGGCGAGTTCGCCAAGGTCGAACGGCTCGCCGTGCGCCATCAATATCGGCGCTCGCGGCTGTCGTTCAAGCTCGTCCGCGAGGCGCTGGATTATTGCCGGCGCAAGGGCTTCAAGAAGGCCTATGGCCATGCGCAGGATCGCCTGGTCGACTTCTGGGCTCATTTCGGCGCCAAGCCGCTCGGCCATAATCGGAAGCTGACCTTCTCAGATTTCTCCTACACGGAGATGGTGCTGGATCTCGAGCCGTGCTCCGATGCGATCACGCTCGACAGCGATCCCTACATGATCATTCGTCCCGAGGGCGATTGGGATCGGCCGGGCGTGCTCGATCTCTCCGCAGGGCGTCCGGCGTCCTCGCCCTTGCGTGAATTTGCTGCAGCGAGACCCTGA
- a CDS encoding isochorismatase family protein, translated as MQSRDPFGATDTDPPVLVCADLQCEYLAEGRKHLIADGEVVMTRCRQLIELWRDHLWPVVHLKRIARAAWFNPASNLTNWLDDFKPKPGELTFEHPLPSAYSSARFADYMSNMRSIRCVMLGFSLDETILSTVVDGFHRSHRYQVIGDAVACRKACDGDVVAYKLVVTRVIGNFAGIIDSAELIGASGRLAV; from the coding sequence ATGCAGAGCCGCGATCCGTTCGGCGCGACCGACACCGACCCGCCGGTTCTGGTGTGCGCCGATCTGCAGTGCGAATATCTCGCTGAAGGACGCAAGCACCTGATCGCGGACGGCGAGGTGGTCATGACCCGGTGCCGGCAGTTGATCGAGCTCTGGCGCGATCATCTCTGGCCGGTGGTCCACCTCAAGCGGATTGCTCGGGCGGCCTGGTTCAACCCGGCCTCCAACCTCACGAACTGGCTCGATGACTTCAAGCCGAAGCCGGGCGAACTCACGTTCGAGCATCCGCTGCCATCGGCCTACAGCTCGGCGCGGTTCGCCGACTACATGTCGAACATGCGCAGCATCCGTTGCGTGATGCTCGGCTTCTCGCTGGACGAGACGATCCTCTCGACGGTGGTGGACGGTTTCCATCGCAGCCACCGCTACCAGGTGATCGGGGATGCGGTGGCCTGCCGCAAGGCCTGTGACGGTGACGTCGTCGCCTACAAGCTGGTCGTGACCCGGGTGATCGGCAATTTCGCGGGCATCATCGACAGCGCTGAACTGATCGGGGCGAGCGGCCGTCTCGCGGTGTGA